One genomic window of Coleofasciculus chthonoplastes PCC 7420 includes the following:
- a CDS encoding Eco57I restriction-modification methylase domain-containing protein, which produces MVVFEVMGEDGRIPEAKHRVAIHQELTEKIAENLLIFVDEERSRSLWYWVKREESKRYVRDHLYVKGQPGDLFLSKLGGLVIDISHLEDGEPSVIEVAQRLQSAFDIERVTKKFYQAFQEQHQEFLAFIRGIDREADCRWYTSVILNRLMFVYFLQKKGFIDNGDFDYLHNKLAESKQRGENRFFSEFLQALFFEGFAKPEFEREPEVQGLIGRVNYLNGGLFLQHRIEQEYPHIDIADEAFEQILDLFSRYSWNLDDTPGGKDDEINPDVLGYIFEKYINQKAFGAYYTRPEITEYLCDRTINKLILDRVNAIILGDSSPSVSNQGEGFADINELLIKLDSPLCDRLIQDILPNLSLLDPACGSGAFLVAAMKTLISVYTAVIGTIKLKGDRRLKAWLNKIEANHPSLSYFVKKRIITDNLYGVDIMEEATEIAKLRLFLALVSSAQEVEELEPLPNIDFNIMVGNSLIGLIRVDEEGFDTVGDSKYKQGNLLQSLAASNYRQILDEKNKNIALYKKHAFQPEDIEETSQDSRLQMLRNDIEKLNRDSYTKLNQLLLDEFSAKLKIKYAQAQLKGKAKKRLLTIEDIEALKPFHWGYHFDKIIEDRGGFDAIITNPPWETFQPDAKEFFAEYSNTISKKKMSLKHFKAEVERLLLDKSIAEDWLNYQSKFSHPREYFRFAEQYQNQVPIINGKRHGKDVNLYKLFIEQCFNLLQPQGECGIVVPSGIYTDLGTKKLREMLFLQTKITGLFCFENRKPIFEGVDSRFKFVVLTFEKNGITQNFPAKFMRHDVQELERFPGNSSLHISVDLVRKLSPDSLSVMEFKEEIDFHIADKMVNFPLLGEIIKQKWNLELHREFNMTDDADLFQSKSGSKMMPLYEGKIIHQFTHQHAEIRYWINEIDGRTALLKRGEIDQGQKMDYQSYRLCYRDVARNTDIRTLIASIIPKNAFTVNTLVTANPWDNLEEMLVAVSLLNSFVCDFIIRQKVTAHCNMFYVYQLPIPRLTEGEPYFNEIVERAAKLICTTPEFDDLAQEIGLGSHKNGVTDETERAKLRAELDGMIAHLYNLTEAEFKHILSTFPIVPEETKQAALDAYKAFTPLTGDAEIIHLISQGESTELEFKSSARWDMRENKKNKAMEQVILKTVAAFLNTHHGGTVLIGVNDEGNIIGLSHDYQTVQKKNRDGYELFLTNDLLLKELGKDIAPYIHITFHEIEGKDVCRISFDPSPRPVYVKLKDAKSGQTKECLFIRTGNLTSQLDTPSEILNYCQNRWNSSSRHID; this is translated from the coding sequence GTGGTGGTGTTTGAAGTGATGGGAGAGGATGGTAGGATTCCAGAGGCAAAACATCGGGTGGCGATTCATCAAGAGTTGACCGAAAAAATTGCCGAAAATTTGTTGATTTTTGTGGACGAAGAACGCAGCCGCAGTCTGTGGTATTGGGTGAAGCGGGAGGAGTCTAAGCGTTATGTGCGGGATCATTTATATGTGAAGGGTCAACCGGGAGATTTGTTTTTAAGTAAGCTGGGTGGGTTGGTAATTGATATTTCCCATCTGGAAGATGGTGAACCGTCGGTAATTGAAGTCGCTCAACGGTTACAAAGTGCTTTTGATATTGAACGGGTTACGAAGAAGTTTTATCAGGCGTTTCAGGAACAACATCAGGAGTTTTTGGCGTTTATTCGAGGAATTGATAGGGAGGCTGACTGTCGCTGGTATACGTCAGTTATTCTGAATCGCTTAATGTTTGTTTACTTTTTGCAGAAGAAGGGGTTTATTGATAATGGCGATTTCGATTATCTGCATAATAAGTTAGCCGAGAGTAAGCAACGGGGAGAGAACCGCTTTTTTAGTGAGTTTCTCCAGGCGCTATTTTTTGAAGGCTTTGCTAAACCGGAATTTGAACGGGAACCAGAGGTGCAAGGGTTAATTGGGCGGGTAAACTATTTGAATGGGGGATTATTTCTTCAGCATCGGATTGAGCAAGAGTATCCGCATATTGATATCGCGGATGAGGCGTTTGAGCAGATTTTGGATTTGTTTTCTCGCTATTCCTGGAATCTGGATGATACGCCAGGGGGTAAGGATGATGAGATTAACCCAGATGTGTTGGGGTATATCTTTGAGAAGTATATTAACCAGAAGGCGTTTGGGGCGTATTATACCCGCCCGGAGATTACCGAGTATTTATGCGATCGCACGATTAATAAGCTTATTCTAGATCGGGTGAATGCGATTATTCTAGGGGATTCCTCCCCATCTGTCTCCAACCAGGGGGAAGGGTTTGCGGATATCAACGAACTCCTGATTAAGCTTGACTCCCCGTTGTGCGATCGCTTAATCCAGGATATCCTTCCTAATCTATCACTCCTTGACCCGGCTTGCGGTTCTGGCGCCTTCCTCGTTGCTGCCATGAAAACCCTGATTTCAGTCTACACGGCAGTTATCGGCACAATCAAGTTAAAAGGCGATCGGCGTTTGAAAGCGTGGTTAAATAAGATTGAGGCAAATCATCCCTCATTATCTTATTTTGTCAAAAAGCGGATTATTACCGATAACCTCTATGGCGTAGATATCATGGAGGAAGCGACGGAAATTGCTAAATTACGGTTATTTTTGGCACTGGTTTCTTCCGCCCAAGAGGTTGAGGAGTTAGAACCCTTACCGAATATTGATTTTAACATCATGGTGGGGAATTCGTTAATCGGATTGATTCGGGTGGATGAGGAAGGATTTGATACCGTTGGCGATTCCAAGTATAAACAGGGTAATTTACTACAATCTCTAGCCGCCAGTAATTATCGGCAGATTTTGGACGAAAAGAACAAAAACATAGCGTTATACAAAAAACACGCTTTTCAGCCAGAAGATATTGAAGAAACCTCTCAGGATTCTCGCTTACAAATGCTGCGGAATGATATTGAGAAGTTAAACCGTGATTCTTACACGAAGTTAAATCAGTTATTGCTGGATGAGTTTAGTGCGAAGTTAAAGATTAAGTACGCACAAGCGCAGTTGAAAGGGAAAGCCAAGAAGCGGCTATTGACGATTGAGGATATTGAAGCGCTGAAGCCATTTCACTGGGGTTATCACTTTGACAAGATTATTGAAGATAGAGGCGGATTTGATGCGATTATCACTAATCCACCGTGGGAAACGTTTCAACCCGATGCTAAAGAGTTTTTTGCCGAATACAGCAATACCATTTCTAAGAAAAAAATGTCTCTCAAACATTTCAAGGCTGAGGTGGAACGTCTATTGCTTGATAAAAGTATTGCCGAGGATTGGTTAAACTATCAGAGTAAATTTAGCCACCCAAGAGAATATTTCAGATTTGCTGAACAGTACCAAAATCAAGTTCCCATTATAAACGGTAAACGACACGGCAAAGACGTTAATCTGTATAAGCTATTTATAGAGCAATGTTTTAATCTCCTGCAACCTCAAGGGGAATGTGGCATTGTTGTTCCCAGTGGTATTTATACAGACTTGGGAACAAAAAAGCTCAGAGAAATGCTTTTTTTACAAACTAAAATTACTGGTTTATTTTGTTTTGAAAATCGCAAGCCAATTTTTGAAGGAGTTGATAGTCGCTTCAAGTTTGTTGTTTTGACGTTTGAGAAGAATGGCATAACTCAAAACTTCCCAGCCAAATTTATGCGTCATGACGTACAAGAGCTTGAGCGCTTTCCCGGTAATAGCAGTTTACACATTAGTGTTGATTTAGTGCGAAAACTTTCTCCAGACTCTCTTTCAGTAATGGAGTTTAAAGAAGAAATCGACTTCCATATTGCAGATAAAATGGTTAACTTTCCGTTACTGGGTGAAATAATTAAGCAAAAATGGAATTTAGAGTTACATCGCGAATTTAATATGACTGATGATGCGGATCTCTTTCAGTCCAAATCAGGGTCAAAAATGATGCCACTCTATGAAGGTAAAATTATTCATCAGTTTACCCATCAACACGCTGAAATTCGGTATTGGATTAATGAGATAGACGGTAGAACTGCATTGCTTAAGCGTGGCGAAATAGACCAAGGTCAAAAGATGGATTACCAGTCTTACCGTTTATGTTATAGAGATGTAGCACGAAATACGGATATTCGGACTCTAATTGCATCTATTATTCCGAAAAATGCCTTCACAGTAAATACTCTGGTCACAGCAAATCCTTGGGATAATTTAGAAGAAATGCTAGTTGCTGTTTCTCTGCTGAATAGCTTCGTCTGCGACTTTATCATCCGCCAAAAAGTTACAGCACATTGCAATATGTTCTACGTCTACCAACTCCCCATCCCCCGCCTCACAGAAGGCGAACCCTACTTTAACGAAATCGTCGAACGCGCCGCCAAACTCATCTGCACGACTCCAGAATTCGATGATTTAGCCCAAGAAATCGGACTCGGTTCCCATAAAAACGGCGTCACCGACGAAACCGAACGCGCCAAACTTCGCGCCGAACTTGATGGTATGATTGCCCACCTCTACAACTTAACCGAAGCCGAATTTAAACACATTCTCAGTACCTTTCCCATCGTTCCCGAAGAAACCAAACAAGCCGCCCTAGACGCCTATAAAGCCTTCACCCCCCTAACTGGTGACGCAGAAATTATTCACCTCATCAGCCAAGGCGAAAGCACCGAATTAGAATTCAAATCATCCGCCCGTTGGGATATGCGGGAAAATAAGAAAAATAAAGCAATGGAACAAGTTATCCTCAAAACTGTTGCAGCTTTCTTAAACACCCATCACGGGGGAACAGTATTAATCGGCGTCAACGATGAAGGTAATATCATTGGCTTAAGCCACGACTACCAAACCGTCCAAAAGAAAAACCGCGACGGCTATGAACTCTTTCTCACCAACGACTTGCTGCTAAAAGAACTCGGTAAAGATATCGCCCCCTACATTCATATCACTTTCCACGAAATCGAGGGTAAAGACGTTTGTCGGATTAGCTTTGACCCCTCCCCACGTCCCGTCTATGTTAAACTCAAAGACGCTAAAAGCGGTCAAACCAAAGAATGTCTGTTTATCCGCACGGGCAATTTAACTAGCCAACTCGATACGCCTAGTGAGATTCTCAATTATTGCCAAAATCGCTGGAATTCTAGCAGTAGACACATCGATTAG
- a CDS encoding restriction endonuclease subunit R, with amino-acid sequence MVQTIQAKDVTLEQLETHFQLQRVEDEQFFPEWHGDLPELTDWQNQLLEQVRSGYFNLLKQPPLLEKPINLAVVSPLLFIGQFYLSPWNLRAESTVQISAQDEERGIIVKGNLDTLILKDKLWVMVIESKQANFSVEAGLAQILAYMLGNPNSAQPSFGMITTGGSFLFLKVVKDTTPLYAMSDLFGIGNRQNGLGDVLKILKKLIYLSSSANLE; translated from the coding sequence ATGGTGCAAACAATTCAAGCTAAAGATGTCACGCTAGAACAATTAGAAACCCACTTCCAGCTTCAGCGAGTTGAGGATGAACAGTTCTTCCCAGAATGGCATGGTGATTTACCTGAACTTACCGACTGGCAAAACCAACTTTTAGAACAAGTTCGTTCGGGCTATTTCAATTTACTAAAACAACCCCCCCTACTGGAAAAACCTATCAACCTCGCCGTTGTCTCCCCGTTATTATTTATCGGACAATTTTATCTATCGCCTTGGAATTTAAGAGCCGAGAGTACTGTCCAAATCTCTGCTCAAGACGAAGAACGCGGAATTATTGTTAAAGGGAATCTTGACACCTTGATTCTCAAAGACAAACTTTGGGTGATGGTGATTGAATCCAAACAAGCTAATTTCTCTGTAGAGGCTGGATTAGCGCAAATTCTCGCCTATATGCTAGGGAACCCTAATTCAGCACAACCGAGTTTTGGCATGATTACGACTGGGGGAAGTTTTCTTTTCCTGAAAGTTGTCAAAGACACTACCCCTCTGTATGCTATGTCTGATTTGTTTGGAATTGGCAATCGCCAAAATGGTTTGGGTGATGTCCTCAAAATTTTAAAGAAACTGATTTATCTATCTAGTTCTGCTAATTTGGAATAG
- a CDS encoding DNA phosphorothioation-associated putative methyltransferase, with protein sequence MVAPIPDGTEIERHRAAIVRTNLSKPVRLALESAILTKDTSFFDYGCGRGSDINRLRRQDYTCTGWDPYYHGGNSLVPSDIVNLGYVINVIEKPGERRQALLKAWELTQKVLIVSAQVLIDDRSSGQIAYGDGIVTRRNTFQKYYEQEELKAYIDQVLGVDAIPVDLGIYFIFRDSTQAESFRASRFRSRTITPRIRVSVKRFEDYKDMLAPLMAFITERGRLPSPLELANTEEILEEFGTLRRAFKVILQVTEQNEWDAIADKRRHDFLVYLALAKFNGRPKFGQLDPLVQNDIRAFFGNYQQACAAADLILLSVGNPGLIANCCKRSPVGKLLPSALYVHVSALEALEAPLRLYEGCASRTVGRLEGATLVKFHINQPKISYLFYPNFDTEPHPELHTSMNIDLQDLQVTYRHYDASRNPPVLHRKETFVTPDYPLYEKFAKLTRQEEDWGLLDNTQTIGTRQGWQQCLIDNCAQLQGHRVIWRKDADPYRLKLRQAAHRQRTKRQV encoded by the coding sequence ATGGTTGCTCCTATCCCAGACGGTACTGAAATCGAGCGTCACAGGGCTGCAATAGTCCGCACCAACTTGTCCAAGCCTGTGCGACTAGCCCTAGAAAGTGCAATTCTGACTAAAGATACTTCCTTTTTTGACTACGGCTGTGGTCGTGGTAGTGACATCAACCGTCTGCGTCGGCAAGATTATACCTGTACAGGTTGGGACCCCTACTACCATGGCGGCAATTCCCTCGTCCCCTCTGATATCGTTAACCTAGGCTACGTAATCAACGTGATTGAAAAGCCAGGAGAACGTCGCCAAGCCTTACTAAAAGCCTGGGAACTCACCCAAAAGGTGCTGATTGTCTCTGCCCAAGTTTTAATTGATGACCGTAGTTCTGGGCAAATTGCTTATGGTGATGGTATTGTCACCCGCCGGAATACGTTTCAGAAATACTACGAACAAGAAGAACTCAAAGCCTACATTGACCAAGTATTAGGGGTTGATGCTATTCCCGTTGACTTGGGCATCTATTTTATATTCCGAGATTCCACTCAAGCCGAAAGCTTCCGGGCATCCCGCTTCCGTTCTCGTACCATTACCCCCAGAATCCGCGTTAGCGTGAAGCGGTTCGAGGACTACAAAGATATGCTTGCCCCTCTGATGGCATTTATCACCGAACGGGGACGCCTTCCCAGTCCCCTGGAACTCGCCAATACCGAAGAAATCCTGGAAGAATTCGGCACCCTACGCCGTGCCTTTAAGGTTATTTTACAAGTGACTGAGCAAAACGAATGGGATGCGATCGCAGATAAACGTCGCCATGATTTCCTCGTCTATCTCGCCTTGGCTAAATTCAATGGTCGCCCCAAGTTTGGTCAATTAGATCCCTTAGTCCAAAATGATATTAGAGCCTTTTTTGGTAACTATCAACAAGCCTGTGCTGCGGCTGATTTAATCCTCTTGAGTGTGGGCAATCCCGGCTTAATTGCCAATTGCTGCAAGCGCTCTCCAGTGGGAAAACTTCTCCCCAGCGCCCTCTACGTCCACGTTTCGGCACTCGAAGCCCTCGAAGCGCCACTCCGACTCTACGAAGGATGCGCCAGCCGGACTGTTGGTCGCCTAGAGGGGGCAACCTTAGTCAAGTTTCATATTAATCAACCTAAAATATCCTACCTGTTCTATCCCAATTTCGACACTGAACCCCATCCAGAACTACACACAAGCATGAACATTGACTTGCAGGATTTACAGGTTACCTATCGCCATTACGATGCCTCCAGAAATCCCCCTGTCTTACACCGTAAAGAAACCTTCGTCACTCCAGATTATCCCCTGTACGAAAAATTTGCCAAACTCACTCGTCAGGAAGAAGACTGGGGACTACTGGATAATACCCAAACTATCGGTACGCGCCAAGGCTGGCAACAATGCCTAATCGACAATTGCGCCCAACTCCAAGGGCATCGTGTCATCTGGCGCAAAGATGCTGATCCTTACCGCCTTAAACTACGCCAAGCGGCACACCGTCAACGGACGAAACGCCAGGTTTAA
- a CDS encoding Uma2 family endonuclease: MTSLTIPETQLTLAEFLAQPETKPAREYVNGQIHQKPMPQGEHSVLQGSLVTAINQVAIPEKLAYAFPELRCTFGGRSIVPDVSVFTWERIPRKANNRIENKFKIAPDWTIEILSPDQSPSRVIDNILFCLNHGTKLGWFIEPDDESVMVFQPNQLPVVKYEADSLPILDNLGDWQLTVADVFSWLNLE; encoded by the coding sequence ATGACATCACTCACTATTCCAGAAACCCAGTTAACCCTCGCCGAGTTTTTGGCACAACCGGAAACCAAGCCAGCCAGGGAATATGTCAACGGTCAAATTCACCAAAAGCCCATGCCTCAAGGAGAACATAGTGTTTTACAAGGTAGTTTAGTCACTGCCATTAATCAAGTAGCGATACCCGAGAAGTTAGCCTATGCCTTTCCCGAATTACGCTGTACCTTCGGTGGACGTTCGATTGTTCCCGATGTATCAGTTTTTACCTGGGAGCGTATTCCACGTAAAGCCAATAACCGGATTGAGAATAAATTTAAAATTGCCCCAGATTGGACGATTGAAATTCTCTCTCCTGACCAATCCCCTAGTCGGGTGATTGATAATATCCTGTTCTGTTTAAATCATGGGACAAAGCTAGGGTGGTTTATTGAACCGGATGATGAATCGGTTATGGTATTTCAACCGAATCAGTTACCTGTTGTCAAGTATGAGGCAGATAGTTTACCCATTCTGGATAATTTAGGCGATTGGCAGCTTACGGTGGCAGATGTATTTAGTTGGTTGAACTTAGAGTAA
- a CDS encoding helicase-related protein yields the protein MPRIFDNIEKSLLPTLRDTLRISQRADFCVGYFNLRGWRKIDDTIEQFGGGEGACCRLLIGMQRLPKDDVHSALALGCEDRGIDNSTIIRYRKQIAQDFCEQLTWGAPTNEDEAGLRRLSQQLKAQKLIVKLFLRYPLHAKLYLIHRRDINNPTIGFLGSSNLTLSGLQHQGELNVDILDHDACQKLQLWFDQRWNDRWCIDISQDLAEIIDQSWARDKLIPPYYIYLKIAYHLSQEARAGLSEYQIPREFRHQLFDFQKAAVQIAARHLNRRGGVLVGDVVGLGKTLIASALAKILEEDFFLETLIICPKNLVTMWQDYVHRYGLRAKVLSLSRVQIELPNERRYRVVLIDESHNLRNREGKRYRAIQEYIALNESRCILLTATPYNKTYLDLSNQLRLFVPDDQDLGIRPEKLLSELGGEIEFSRKHQAPVRSLAAFEKSEYPDDWRELMRLYMVRRTRSFIQENYTKDDEQGGKYLKFPDGRRAYFPRRQPQTITFSLGAENDPYGALYSEEMVNLLNSLNLPRYGLGNYAISEKSAKGKSLTAAEAVQLKGLSRAGKRLMGFCRTNLFKRLESGGVAFLQSIDRHILRNYIFLHAIAQGLPLPIGSQAAALLDTRTNDEDMDSVMGMLLDSDEEEEVTGEELLSQTEIDYRQRAALIYHDYATRYQGRFKWLRSQLFKASLKKDLLADAKALISLLNQCGEWDANQDTKLAALVQLLTQVHPQEKVLIFSQFADTVHYLTNQLQQRGIDKIAGVTGNSANPAEISWRFSPVSNDKSVSSEEELRVLIATDVLSEGLNLQDCAIIVNYDLPWAIIRLIQRAGRVDRIGQNAAKILCYSFLPAAGVERIIRLRERLHQRLQENAEVVGTDEAFFEEDGNEQTLLDLYHEKAGILDGDEDNEVDLTSEAYQIWQNATQNNPTLKKKIETLANVVYSTRKHLPTTRQPEGVLLYMKTGEGNDALAWINKQGKSVTQSQFEILRMARCEPETQAINRHPSHHDLVQKGAELIAEEEKSTGGQLGRPSGARFRTYTRLKRYVKEMPLLATSDLHKAIDQIYRYPLRQSAVDRLNRSLKSGMDDPAFAELVVALYLDDRLCFVQEEGRTQDPEIICSLGLFQG from the coding sequence ATGCCACGCATCTTTGACAACATAGAAAAATCGCTATTACCGACATTACGGGATACCCTGAGAATTTCCCAACGGGCTGATTTTTGTGTCGGCTATTTTAATCTGAGAGGGTGGCGTAAAATTGATGATACGATTGAACAGTTTGGCGGTGGCGAAGGCGCTTGTTGTCGGCTGTTAATTGGGATGCAGCGCTTACCGAAAGATGATGTGCATTCGGCGTTGGCGTTGGGGTGTGAGGATAGAGGGATTGACAATAGCACGATTATTCGCTATAGAAAACAGATTGCCCAAGACTTTTGTGAACAATTAACTTGGGGCGCACCCACGAATGAGGATGAAGCGGGCTTACGCCGATTGAGTCAGCAACTTAAAGCCCAGAAACTGATTGTTAAATTATTTCTGAGATATCCGCTTCATGCCAAATTGTATCTGATTCATCGCCGGGATATTAATAATCCCACGATTGGCTTTTTGGGTAGCAGTAATCTGACGTTATCAGGGCTACAACACCAAGGCGAGTTAAATGTTGATATTTTAGATCATGATGCTTGTCAGAAGCTACAACTCTGGTTTGATCAGCGCTGGAATGACCGCTGGTGTATTGATATTTCCCAGGATTTGGCGGAAATTATTGATCAGAGTTGGGCAAGGGATAAACTGATTCCGCCTTACTATATTTATTTGAAAATTGCCTATCATTTATCTCAGGAAGCCCGGGCGGGATTATCGGAATATCAGATTCCGCGTGAGTTTCGCCATCAGTTATTTGACTTTCAAAAAGCTGCTGTACAAATTGCTGCCCGTCATTTAAATCGTCGCGGTGGCGTATTGGTGGGAGATGTTGTCGGGTTGGGAAAAACGTTAATTGCTTCGGCGTTAGCGAAGATTTTGGAGGAGGATTTTTTCTTAGAAACTCTGATTATCTGTCCCAAAAACTTGGTGACAATGTGGCAGGACTATGTTCACCGCTACGGGTTACGGGCAAAAGTTTTGTCCTTAAGTCGGGTGCAGATAGAGTTACCCAATGAACGCCGTTATCGGGTGGTATTAATTGATGAGAGTCATAATTTGCGGAACCGAGAGGGGAAACGTTATCGGGCAATTCAGGAATATATTGCCCTGAATGAGAGTCGCTGTATTCTGTTGACGGCGACGCCTTATAATAAAACTTATTTGGATTTATCCAATCAACTGCGTCTATTTGTTCCTGATGATCAAGATTTAGGGATTCGTCCGGAAAAACTGTTGAGTGAGTTGGGCGGAGAAATCGAATTTAGCCGTAAACATCAAGCCCCCGTGCGTTCATTGGCGGCGTTTGAAAAGAGTGAGTATCCGGATGATTGGCGAGAATTGATGCGGCTGTATATGGTGCGTCGAACGCGCAGTTTTATTCAGGAAAATTATACGAAAGATGATGAACAAGGAGGAAAATACCTCAAGTTTCCCGATGGGAGACGGGCATATTTTCCCCGGCGCCAACCCCAGACGATTACGTTCAGCTTGGGTGCAGAGAATGATCCCTATGGGGCGCTTTATTCAGAGGAGATGGTTAATCTACTGAATTCCCTAAATTTGCCTCGATATGGGTTGGGGAATTATGCGATATCAGAAAAGTCAGCCAAGGGGAAATCCTTAACCGCAGCGGAAGCAGTACAGCTTAAAGGGTTATCTCGCGCCGGGAAACGATTGATGGGATTTTGTCGCACCAACTTATTTAAACGCTTAGAAAGTGGTGGGGTAGCATTCCTGCAATCCATTGACCGCCATATCTTACGCAATTATATTTTCTTGCACGCGATCGCACAAGGCTTACCCCTACCCATTGGTTCCCAAGCGGCGGCGCTGCTGGATACTCGCACCAATGATGAGGATATGGATTCGGTGATGGGAATGCTGTTAGATTCTGATGAGGAGGAAGAAGTCACCGGGGAAGAGTTATTATCTCAAACCGAGATAGACTATCGCCAACGGGCGGCGCTAATTTATCATGACTATGCGACTCGGTATCAGGGGCGGTTTAAGTGGTTGCGTTCTCAGTTATTTAAGGCGTCGCTGAAAAAAGATTTACTGGCTGATGCGAAAGCCTTAATCAGTCTGCTGAATCAATGTGGGGAATGGGATGCAAATCAAGATACTAAATTGGCGGCGTTAGTTCAGCTACTCACTCAGGTTCATCCCCAAGAAAAGGTATTGATTTTTAGTCAGTTTGCGGATACGGTACATTATCTGACTAACCAACTCCAGCAACGGGGAATTGATAAGATTGCAGGGGTTACCGGGAATTCTGCTAACCCGGCTGAAATCTCGTGGCGTTTTAGTCCGGTAAGTAATGATAAATCCGTCTCCTCTGAGGAGGAATTACGGGTTTTAATTGCTACCGATGTTCTCAGTGAAGGGTTAAACCTGCAAGACTGCGCCATTATTGTCAATTATGACTTACCTTGGGCAATTATTCGCCTAATTCAACGGGCGGGACGAGTAGACCGAATTGGTCAAAATGCGGCTAAGATTCTTTGCTATTCGTTTTTACCCGCAGCGGGAGTAGAACGGATTATTCGACTCCGAGAACGGTTACATCAACGATTGCAAGAAAATGCGGAAGTGGTGGGAACCGATGAGGCGTTTTTTGAAGAGGATGGCAATGAACAGACGCTATTAGATTTGTATCACGAAAAAGCGGGAATTCTGGATGGCGATGAAGATAACGAAGTAGATTTAACGTCAGAGGCGTATCAAATTTGGCAGAATGCGACTCAGAATAATCCCACGCTGAAAAAGAAGATTGAAACCTTGGCAAATGTGGTCTATTCCACCCGTAAGCATCTCCCGACAACCCGTCAACCAGAGGGCGTATTGCTATATATGAAAACGGGTGAAGGCAATGATGCTTTAGCTTGGATCAATAAGCAGGGTAAAAGTGTTACCCAGTCTCAGTTTGAGATTCTGAGAATGGCACGCTGCGAACCGGAAACTCAGGCAATTAACCGTCATCCTTCCCATCATGATTTAGTCCAAAAGGGGGCGGAATTAATTGCAGAAGAGGAGAAAAGTACGGGGGGTCAATTGGGGCGTCCATCGGGGGCAAGATTTCGGACTTATACACGGCTGAAACGTTATGTGAAAGAGATGCCGTTATTAGCGACATCAGATTTACATAAGGCAATTGACCAAATTTACCGTTATCCCTTGCGACAGTCAGCCGTTGACCGATTGAATCGGTCATTAAAAAGTGGCATGGATGACCCGGCATTTGCTGAGTTAGTTGTGGCACTATATTTAGATGACCGTTTGTGTTTTGTTCAGGAGGAAGGGAGAACTCAAGACCCAGAAATTATTTGTTCGTTAGGATTATTTCAAGGATAA